A single window of Candidatus Melainabacteria bacterium RIFOXYA2_FULL_32_9 DNA harbors:
- a CDS encoding phosphoglycerate mutase (2,3-diphosphoglycerate-independent), producing MNNKTVLLTILDGWGCGSKCPTNAIEAANIPTYHSLVKEYPDTCIYADGEHVGLPEGQMGNSEVGHLNLGAGRVVYQELTRINKAIREKTFFENTEFLNAVEHAKKHNSSIHFMGLVSEGGVHSAMGHIYALIDLAHQHGLKNVYVHAFLDGRDTPPQSAIEYITPVEEKLDKLGLPAVATVIGRYYAMDRDNRWDRTEKAYNCLLYGEGNCTKTTIEGIQNSYNEDVTDEFVLPLVAGDENSRLKDNDSIIFFNFRPDRARQLTRAINDPNFDGFTRKSVLNNTYYVCITQYDETFNLPIAFPPQELKGILGEVLDKHGVQQFRTAETEKYAHVTFFFNGGVERAFPTETRVLVPSPKVATYDLKPEMSAPEVAEKVVKALKSKEYQFILVNFANPDMVGHTGKLDAAVKAVETIDDCLRKIIDAVKSVDAIMLLTSDHGNAECMEDPETHKPFTAHTTNMVPFLLINYDKEASLQEGGCLADIAPTVLDILDIEKPEEMTGNSLIVKKPALNKA from the coding sequence ATGAATAATAAAACTGTTTTACTAACCATATTAGACGGATGGGGTTGTGGCTCAAAATGCCCTACAAATGCTATAGAAGCAGCAAATATCCCGACATATCACTCACTAGTAAAAGAGTATCCTGATACTTGTATATATGCAGATGGTGAACATGTTGGGTTGCCTGAAGGCCAAATGGGAAATTCTGAAGTAGGACATCTTAACCTGGGAGCAGGTAGAGTTGTTTATCAAGAACTAACAAGAATTAACAAAGCTATTAGAGAAAAAACTTTCTTTGAAAACACAGAATTCTTAAATGCTGTTGAACACGCAAAAAAACATAACTCATCTATACATTTTATGGGTTTAGTGAGTGAAGGTGGTGTTCATAGTGCAATGGGCCACATTTATGCACTTATTGACCTTGCTCATCAGCACGGATTAAAAAACGTATATGTCCATGCATTTCTTGATGGACGTGATACTCCGCCACAAAGCGCTATCGAGTATATAACACCTGTTGAAGAAAAATTAGATAAACTAGGTTTACCGGCTGTAGCCACAGTTATAGGCAGATACTATGCAATGGATAGAGATAATAGATGGGATAGAACAGAAAAAGCTTATAATTGCCTACTATATGGTGAAGGTAATTGTACAAAAACCACAATAGAAGGAATACAGAATTCATACAATGAAGATGTAACAGATGAATTTGTATTACCCTTAGTTGCAGGAGATGAAAATTCCAGATTAAAAGATAATGATTCAATAATTTTCTTTAATTTCAGACCTGATAGAGCAAGACAATTAACAAGAGCAATTAATGATCCTAACTTTGACGGCTTTACCAGAAAGTCAGTACTTAATAACACATATTATGTTTGTATAACTCAATACGATGAAACATTTAATCTCCCAATCGCATTTCCTCCACAAGAATTAAAGGGGATTTTGGGAGAGGTTCTTGATAAACATGGAGTACAGCAATTCAGAACAGCAGAAACAGAAAAATATGCACACGTTACTTTCTTCTTTAATGGTGGCGTAGAAAGAGCGTTCCCAACTGAAACAAGAGTACTTGTTCCATCACCAAAAGTTGCTACATATGACTTAAAACCAGAAATGAGCGCCCCTGAAGTAGCAGAAAAAGTTGTTAAAGCTTTAAAGTCAAAAGAATATCAATTTATACTTGTAAATTTTGCTAATCCAGATATGGTAGGCCACACAGGAAAACTTGACGCAGCTGTAAAAGCAGTTGAAACTATTGATGATTGCCTTAGAAAAATTATCGATGCAGTAAAAAGCGTTGATGCAATTATGCTGCTAACTTCAGATCATGGAAATGCTGAATGTATGGAAGATCCTGAAACACACAAACCATTTACAGCACATACAACAAATATGGTTCCTTTTCTCTTAATAAATTATGATAAAGAGGCATCACTTCAAGAAGGAGGCTGTTTAGCAGATATTGCACCAACTGTACTGGATATACTTGATATAGAAAAACCGGAAGAAATGACAGGAAATTCATTAATAGTCAAAAAACCCGCATTAAATAAAGCATAG